From Triticum urartu cultivar G1812 chromosome 2, Tu2.1, whole genome shotgun sequence, a single genomic window includes:
- the LOC125539687 gene encoding uncharacterized protein LOC125539687 isoform X2, which produces MAPPSSLLRDLLSVDGFKKNRKQPDNNPSAAPRTTSMPLQHRRPTKPARSQSDVQQARGRLNLDANGDGAGEEQTPRRKSSASLRTATSYKVKDGGSGPGAIPALDESALSALISLAAGTVKQFAKDEAFRAFLRSGCTSCVSESDHRAVLDLRVTVQTVERAAAVGEALLDPRELKRASLRLHSLASLDADEALSVTASGVPHERLAACAHLYMCVVSKLQKKDHSSAVHALEAFCLAPREARTVLLPALWDRLFRPGLSHLKAWRDRESAAARSKPDARVKDVVEKLFVEALDEGTRALACYYRDWLLGRTEAMALPSVPAPPSTAPPATAPSTAPASATRFSTSTTYDIGSDVAYSSGTPSPAMFVIEETPRQPERVVQEEGKAADADSSGSVFHECDDGEVRSCSPTPRGESSEPMPPNMLANEAFEPRIEDERGKGAEESTSYLPARDMSAIDLLTLEFCEGPLEISGADGGQVQASIFSTAPSDFLCPLTRQIFNRPVTIETGQTFERHAIVHWFDRGLRTCPVTGQELEALSVPDTNRVLTRLIDAWKAEHCRSLRVADGGAPEEKLNVAVVDRVLDAGLSVSEQTERARHLMAIGGVDFHLHRLRDGKEEEQRARAAEHLLLCVRAEGSVRSYVAVRVHGESVVRLLRSEVVSARSAAVRLMVELLRLRRREMVELFIRGLCTGSVTETMDVLLQHLRSSPVEERALVAVLLLYFDRTLSVDEPDRRNSSVYREEAARILTESLRRCLIDENVVPNTRKALLMLGGNFSFSGDLLAEDRMLEQAGFADDTPGATAVTSDATVQETEAAENEAWLEHVTTALLGSGRRPFLAALSGCMSSPDAGLVAACLTTAGWLSRSLASTPLRDTHTDMQLAAFSALVPRLKRCLAGGATHLHPRHRVLAAVTLHNFSKIPDCRVLLMLLADGLRGHLADLAELTRTAGQLYAELHE; this is translated from the exons ATGGCGCCGCCGTCGTCCTTGCTGCGCGACCTGCTCAGCGTCGATGGCTTCAAGAAAAACCGCAAGCAGCCGGACAACAACCCCTCGGCCGCGCCGCGGACCACGAGCATGCCCCTCCAGCACCGGCGCCCCACCAAGCCCGCGCGGTCCCAGTCCGACGTCCAGCAGGCCCGCGGCCGCCTCAACCTCGACGCCAACGGCGACGGCGCCGGCGAGGAGCAGACCCCGCGACGGAAGTCGTCGGCGTCGCTGAGGACCGCGACGAGCTACAAAGTCAAGGACGGCGGCAGCGGCCCCGGCGCGATACCGGCCCTCGACGAGTCCGCCCTCAGCGCGCTCATCTCCCTGGCCGCGGGCACGGTGAAGCAGTTCGCCAAGGACGAGGCCTTCCGCGCGTTTCTGCGGAGCGGCTGCACGTCGTGCGTCAGCGAGTCCGACCACCGCGCCGTGCTGGACCTCCGCGTGACCGTGCAGACCGTGGAGAGGGCCGCCGCGGTGGGGGAGGCCCTGCTCGACCCGCGCGAGCTGAAGCGCGCCTCCCTCAGGCTGCACTCCCTGGCGTCCCTCGACGCGGACGAGGCGCTCTCGGTGACCGCGTCGGGGGTGCCCCACGAGCGCCTCGCCGCGTGCGCGCACCTCTACATGTGCGTCGTCTCCAAGCTGCAGAAGAAGGACCACTCCTCCGCCGTGCACGCCCTGGAGGCCTTCTGCCTGGCGCCGCGCGAGGCACGGACGGTCCTCCTCCCCGCGCTGTGGGACAGGCTCTTCCGCCCGGGCCTCTCGCACCTCAAGGCATGGCGCGACCGGGAGTCTGCGGCGGCGAGATCGAAGCCGGACGCGAGGGTGAAGGACGTCGTGGAGAAGCTCTTCGTCGAAGCGCTGGACGAGGGCACGCGCGCGCTCGCGTGCTACTACAGGGACTGGCTGCTGGGGCGCACCGAGGCGATGGCGCTCCCGTCCGTTCCCGCGCCTCCGAGCACGGCTCCTCCCGCCACCGCGCCGAGCACTGCCCCTGCCAGCGCGACGAGGTTCTCGACGTCGACGACGTACGACATCGGCTCGGACGTCGCGTACAGCTCCGGCACCCCGAGTCCTGCCATGTTTGTGATCGAGGAGACGCCGCGGCAACCTGAGCGGGTGGTGCAGGAGGAAGGCAAGGCCGCGGACGCCGACAGCTCAGGGAGCGTGTTCCACGAGTGTGACGACGGCGAGGTAAGGAGCTGCAGTCCGACGCCACGGGGAGAATCAAGCGAGCCCATGCCTCCTAATATGCTCGCCAACGAGGCATTTGAACCACGG ATCGAAGATGAACGGGGCAAAGGAGCAGAGGAGTCGACGAGCTACCTGCCGGCTCGCGACATGTCAGCCATTGACCTCCTCACACTCGAGTTCTG CGAAGGGCCGCTCGAGATCAGTGGCGCGGACGGCGGCCAAGTCCAGGCCTCCATTTTCTCCACCGCCCCGAGCGACTTCCTCTGCCCACTGACGCGGCAGATCTTCAACCGGCCCGTAACAATCGAGACGGGCCAGACGTTCGAGCGGCACGCCATAGTGCACTGGTTCGACCGAGGCCTGCGGACGTGCCCCGTCACGGGGCAGGAGCTGGAGGCCCTGTCGGTCCCGGACACGAACCGCGTGCTCACGCGCCTGATCGACGCCTGGAAGGCGGAGCACTGCCGGAGCCTGCGGGTCGCCGACGGCGGGGCGCCGGAGGAGAAGCTGAACGTGGCCGTCGTCGACCGGGTGCTCGACGCGGGGCTCAGCGTGTCGGAGCAGACGGAGAGGGCCAGGCACCTCATGGCGATCGGCGGCGTCGACTTCCACCTCCACAGGCTTCGCGACGGGAAGGAGGAGGAGCAGAGGGCGCGCGCCGCCGAGCACCTGCTGCTGTGCGTCCGGGCGGAGGGCAGCGTCAGGAGCTACGTGGCTGTGCGGGTTCATGGGGAGAGCGTTGTTCGGCTTCTGCGGAGCGAGGTGGTCTCTGCCAGGAGCGCTGCCGTGCGGCTGATGGTTGAGCTGCTCCGGCTGAGAAG AAGGGAAATGGTGGAATTGTTCATACGCGGATTGTGCACGGGGTCGGTCACCGAGACGATGGACGTGCTACTCCAGCATCTTCGAAGCTCGCCGGTCGAAGAGCGAGCTCTCGTTGCTGTTCTGCTGCTATACTTCGATCGCACACTGTCAGTG GACGAGCCCGACAGAAGAAACAGCAGCGTATACAGAGAAGAGGCTGCCCGGATCCTCACGGAGTCTCTGAGACGCTGCCTGATCGACGAAAACGTGGTGCCCAACACCCGTAAAGCTCTGCTGATGCTGGGAGGGAATTTCTCCTTCTCAGGCGACCTCCTCGCCGAGGACCGGATGCTGGAGCAGGCCGGCTTCGCCGACGACACGCCTGGCGCCACAGCCGTCACTTCCGATGCCACAGTGCAG GAGACGGAAGCGGCAGAAAATGAGGCGTGGCTGGAGCACGTGACGACGGCGCTCCTCGGCAGCGGGAGGCGGCCGTTCCTGGCGGCGCTCTCCGGGTGCATGAGCTCTCCCGACGCCGGCCTGGTGGCCGCGTGCCTGACCACGGCGGGGTGGCTGAGCCGCTCCCTGGCGTCCACGCCGCTCCGGGACACGCACACGGACATGCAGCTCGCCGCGTTCTCGGCTCTGGTCCCACGGCTGAAGCGGTGCCTGGCCGGCGGCGCCACCCACCTGCATCCCCGGCACAGGGTCCTCGCCGCCGTCACGCTGCACAACTTCAGCAAAATCCCAG ACTGCAGGGTGCTGCTGATGCTGCTGGCGGACGGGCTGCGCGGTCACCTGGCCGACCTCGCGGAGCTGACCCGGACGGCCGGTCAGCTGTACGCCGAGCTGCACGAGTGA
- the LOC125539687 gene encoding uncharacterized protein LOC125539687 isoform X1: MAPPSSLLRDLLSVDGFKKNRKQPDNNPSAAPRTTSMPLQHRRPTKPARSQSDVQQARGRLNLDANGDGAGEEQTPRRKSSASLRTATSYKVKDGGSGPGAIPALDESALSALISLAAGTVKQFAKDEAFRAFLRSGCTSCVSESDHRAVLDLRVTVQTVERAAAVGEALLDPRELKRASLRLHSLASLDADEALSVTASGVPHERLAACAHLYMCVVSKLQKKDHSSAVHALEAFCLAPREARTVLLPALWDRLFRPGLSHLKAWRDRESAAARSKPDARVKDVVEKLFVEALDEGTRALACYYRDWLLGRTEAMALPSVPAPPSTAPPATAPSTAPASATRFSTSTTYDIGSDVAYSSGTPSPAMFVIEETPRQPERVVQEEGKAADADSSGSVFHECDDGEVRSCSPTPRGESSEPMPPNMLANEAFEPRIEDERGKGAEESTSYLPARDMSAIDLLTLEFCEGPLEISGADGGQVQASIFSTAPSDFLCPLTRQIFNRPVTIETGQTFERHAIVHWFDRGLRTCPVTGQELEALSVPDTNRVLTRLIDAWKAEHCRSLRVADGGAPEEKLNVAVVDRVLDAGLSVSEQTERARHLMAIGGVDFHLHRLRDGKEEEQRARAAEHLLLCVRAEGSVRSYVAVRVHGESVVRLLRSEVVSARSAAVRLMVELLRLRSNCCRREMVELFIRGLCTGSVTETMDVLLQHLRSSPVEERALVAVLLLYFDRTLSVDEPDRRNSSVYREEAARILTESLRRCLIDENVVPNTRKALLMLGGNFSFSGDLLAEDRMLEQAGFADDTPGATAVTSDATVQETEAAENEAWLEHVTTALLGSGRRPFLAALSGCMSSPDAGLVAACLTTAGWLSRSLASTPLRDTHTDMQLAAFSALVPRLKRCLAGGATHLHPRHRVLAAVTLHNFSKIPDCRVLLMLLADGLRGHLADLAELTRTAGQLYAELHE, encoded by the exons ATGGCGCCGCCGTCGTCCTTGCTGCGCGACCTGCTCAGCGTCGATGGCTTCAAGAAAAACCGCAAGCAGCCGGACAACAACCCCTCGGCCGCGCCGCGGACCACGAGCATGCCCCTCCAGCACCGGCGCCCCACCAAGCCCGCGCGGTCCCAGTCCGACGTCCAGCAGGCCCGCGGCCGCCTCAACCTCGACGCCAACGGCGACGGCGCCGGCGAGGAGCAGACCCCGCGACGGAAGTCGTCGGCGTCGCTGAGGACCGCGACGAGCTACAAAGTCAAGGACGGCGGCAGCGGCCCCGGCGCGATACCGGCCCTCGACGAGTCCGCCCTCAGCGCGCTCATCTCCCTGGCCGCGGGCACGGTGAAGCAGTTCGCCAAGGACGAGGCCTTCCGCGCGTTTCTGCGGAGCGGCTGCACGTCGTGCGTCAGCGAGTCCGACCACCGCGCCGTGCTGGACCTCCGCGTGACCGTGCAGACCGTGGAGAGGGCCGCCGCGGTGGGGGAGGCCCTGCTCGACCCGCGCGAGCTGAAGCGCGCCTCCCTCAGGCTGCACTCCCTGGCGTCCCTCGACGCGGACGAGGCGCTCTCGGTGACCGCGTCGGGGGTGCCCCACGAGCGCCTCGCCGCGTGCGCGCACCTCTACATGTGCGTCGTCTCCAAGCTGCAGAAGAAGGACCACTCCTCCGCCGTGCACGCCCTGGAGGCCTTCTGCCTGGCGCCGCGCGAGGCACGGACGGTCCTCCTCCCCGCGCTGTGGGACAGGCTCTTCCGCCCGGGCCTCTCGCACCTCAAGGCATGGCGCGACCGGGAGTCTGCGGCGGCGAGATCGAAGCCGGACGCGAGGGTGAAGGACGTCGTGGAGAAGCTCTTCGTCGAAGCGCTGGACGAGGGCACGCGCGCGCTCGCGTGCTACTACAGGGACTGGCTGCTGGGGCGCACCGAGGCGATGGCGCTCCCGTCCGTTCCCGCGCCTCCGAGCACGGCTCCTCCCGCCACCGCGCCGAGCACTGCCCCTGCCAGCGCGACGAGGTTCTCGACGTCGACGACGTACGACATCGGCTCGGACGTCGCGTACAGCTCCGGCACCCCGAGTCCTGCCATGTTTGTGATCGAGGAGACGCCGCGGCAACCTGAGCGGGTGGTGCAGGAGGAAGGCAAGGCCGCGGACGCCGACAGCTCAGGGAGCGTGTTCCACGAGTGTGACGACGGCGAGGTAAGGAGCTGCAGTCCGACGCCACGGGGAGAATCAAGCGAGCCCATGCCTCCTAATATGCTCGCCAACGAGGCATTTGAACCACGG ATCGAAGATGAACGGGGCAAAGGAGCAGAGGAGTCGACGAGCTACCTGCCGGCTCGCGACATGTCAGCCATTGACCTCCTCACACTCGAGTTCTG CGAAGGGCCGCTCGAGATCAGTGGCGCGGACGGCGGCCAAGTCCAGGCCTCCATTTTCTCCACCGCCCCGAGCGACTTCCTCTGCCCACTGACGCGGCAGATCTTCAACCGGCCCGTAACAATCGAGACGGGCCAGACGTTCGAGCGGCACGCCATAGTGCACTGGTTCGACCGAGGCCTGCGGACGTGCCCCGTCACGGGGCAGGAGCTGGAGGCCCTGTCGGTCCCGGACACGAACCGCGTGCTCACGCGCCTGATCGACGCCTGGAAGGCGGAGCACTGCCGGAGCCTGCGGGTCGCCGACGGCGGGGCGCCGGAGGAGAAGCTGAACGTGGCCGTCGTCGACCGGGTGCTCGACGCGGGGCTCAGCGTGTCGGAGCAGACGGAGAGGGCCAGGCACCTCATGGCGATCGGCGGCGTCGACTTCCACCTCCACAGGCTTCGCGACGGGAAGGAGGAGGAGCAGAGGGCGCGCGCCGCCGAGCACCTGCTGCTGTGCGTCCGGGCGGAGGGCAGCGTCAGGAGCTACGTGGCTGTGCGGGTTCATGGGGAGAGCGTTGTTCGGCTTCTGCGGAGCGAGGTGGTCTCTGCCAGGAGCGCTGCCGTGCGGCTGATGGTTGAGCTGCTCCGGCTGAGAAG TAATTGTTGCAGAAGGGAAATGGTGGAATTGTTCATACGCGGATTGTGCACGGGGTCGGTCACCGAGACGATGGACGTGCTACTCCAGCATCTTCGAAGCTCGCCGGTCGAAGAGCGAGCTCTCGTTGCTGTTCTGCTGCTATACTTCGATCGCACACTGTCAGTG GACGAGCCCGACAGAAGAAACAGCAGCGTATACAGAGAAGAGGCTGCCCGGATCCTCACGGAGTCTCTGAGACGCTGCCTGATCGACGAAAACGTGGTGCCCAACACCCGTAAAGCTCTGCTGATGCTGGGAGGGAATTTCTCCTTCTCAGGCGACCTCCTCGCCGAGGACCGGATGCTGGAGCAGGCCGGCTTCGCCGACGACACGCCTGGCGCCACAGCCGTCACTTCCGATGCCACAGTGCAG GAGACGGAAGCGGCAGAAAATGAGGCGTGGCTGGAGCACGTGACGACGGCGCTCCTCGGCAGCGGGAGGCGGCCGTTCCTGGCGGCGCTCTCCGGGTGCATGAGCTCTCCCGACGCCGGCCTGGTGGCCGCGTGCCTGACCACGGCGGGGTGGCTGAGCCGCTCCCTGGCGTCCACGCCGCTCCGGGACACGCACACGGACATGCAGCTCGCCGCGTTCTCGGCTCTGGTCCCACGGCTGAAGCGGTGCCTGGCCGGCGGCGCCACCCACCTGCATCCCCGGCACAGGGTCCTCGCCGCCGTCACGCTGCACAACTTCAGCAAAATCCCAG ACTGCAGGGTGCTGCTGATGCTGCTGGCGGACGGGCTGCGCGGTCACCTGGCCGACCTCGCGGAGCTGACCCGGACGGCCGGTCAGCTGTACGCCGAGCTGCACGAGTGA